A single Polyangiaceae bacterium DNA region contains:
- a CDS encoding outer membrane protein transport protein — translation MSQRRGQGWRSKCLKGGAAVALASGVLLSTGAAHASGFSVARFGGEHGTPMTTNGTSLYYNPGGFAASDGTHVFIDITAAWRSASYQHTVAPTDYSEQTGATDPDTAREANTQKATLFNVIPSPSAFVTTKLGDLGLALGFFTPFGGAAKWGKNDKFENDPKYQGLYDGGQRWYTIDGQLRTSYLSLGVGYNFPDAGLSIGVAGNALISLVQTLRARNADGSDNIQREGRTYLDATSLDWSIGVGARWAPNDQTAIGLSWQSAPNINGKMRFEGTLTNVYGPEDAQAGGSSGDTDFTGNLPNVFRGGIEHKLDETVALRFFVDYQTWSALKDHCVVAPGGTCDIQEDGTDANGVGTVNQPRHWKDTWGVRAGASYFLDQGSGPELFGGIGYASNAIPDEYLEPALMDFDALTPVVGVRFNVNDDFAIATSYTQVIYFSRDTTGKSVLAGKSPPSKGPDAGGKYSQAIGVLNLNADYKF, via the coding sequence ATGAGTCAGCGACGGGGACAGGGTTGGCGGAGCAAGTGCCTCAAGGGAGGCGCGGCGGTGGCACTCGCGAGCGGAGTGCTGCTCAGCACTGGGGCCGCCCACGCTTCCGGTTTCTCGGTCGCGCGCTTCGGTGGTGAGCACGGCACCCCAATGACCACGAACGGCACCAGCCTCTATTACAACCCGGGTGGCTTCGCTGCGAGCGACGGCACCCACGTGTTCATCGACATCACCGCCGCTTGGCGCTCCGCAAGCTATCAGCACACGGTCGCGCCAACGGACTACTCGGAGCAAACGGGCGCAACGGACCCAGACACCGCTCGCGAGGCCAACACCCAGAAGGCCACGTTGTTCAACGTGATCCCTTCTCCGTCAGCCTTCGTCACCACCAAGCTGGGTGATCTCGGTCTCGCCCTCGGCTTCTTCACGCCCTTCGGCGGCGCAGCCAAGTGGGGCAAGAACGACAAGTTCGAGAACGACCCCAAGTATCAGGGCCTCTACGATGGCGGTCAACGTTGGTACACGATCGACGGTCAGCTGCGCACTTCGTATCTGAGCCTGGGAGTCGGCTACAATTTCCCTGACGCCGGGCTATCAATCGGCGTCGCGGGCAACGCGCTGATTAGCCTCGTGCAGACCCTACGTGCGCGAAACGCGGACGGCAGCGACAACATCCAGCGTGAAGGCCGTACCTACCTCGACGCGACGAGCTTGGATTGGTCGATTGGTGTTGGCGCGCGCTGGGCCCCCAACGACCAGACGGCGATTGGGCTCTCCTGGCAGTCGGCACCGAACATCAACGGCAAGATGCGCTTCGAGGGCACGCTGACCAACGTCTACGGCCCAGAAGACGCGCAGGCGGGCGGCAGCAGCGGTGACACGGACTTCACCGGCAACCTACCGAATGTTTTCCGCGGTGGTATCGAACACAAACTCGACGAGACGGTAGCGCTGCGCTTCTTCGTGGACTACCAGACCTGGAGCGCACTCAAGGACCACTGCGTCGTCGCTCCCGGCGGGACCTGCGATATTCAGGAAGACGGAACGGACGCGAACGGCGTGGGCACCGTCAACCAGCCCCGCCACTGGAAGGACACCTGGGGCGTGCGTGCCGGCGCGAGCTACTTCCTCGATCAAGGTAGCGGCCCTGAGCTCTTTGGCGGGATTGGCTATGCGTCCAACGCGATCCCTGACGAGTACCTCGAGCCGGCGCTGATGGACTTCGACGCGCTCACCCCGGTGGTTGGCGTACGCTTCAACGTGAACGACGACTTCGCGATCGCCACGTCCTACACCCAGGTCATCTACTTCTCTCGCGACACCACGGGCAAGTCGGTG
- a CDS encoding TerB family tellurite resistance protein, with protein sequence MTPEEKNIVRSLIAVAWADGEVAAPEEGVIDGFLGLYDASDEEEAELKEFAKERKTLDDVPFDELDDEGKEILLSNAALLSAADGKTSESEQKLLDELVKRLKLNEAEAKRIIASARDGAIAVGNRLLEDAD encoded by the coding sequence ATGACTCCCGAAGAGAAGAACATCGTTCGTTCCCTGATCGCCGTGGCGTGGGCCGATGGTGAGGTCGCGGCGCCCGAGGAAGGCGTGATTGACGGCTTTCTCGGCTTGTATGACGCCAGTGACGAAGAAGAGGCGGAGCTGAAAGAGTTCGCCAAGGAGCGCAAGACCCTCGACGACGTGCCCTTTGATGAGCTGGACGACGAGGGCAAGGAAATCCTGCTGAGCAACGCCGCGCTCTTGAGCGCTGCGGACGGCAAGACCTCCGAGAGCGAGCAGAAGTTGCTCGACGAGCTGGTCAAGCGACTGAAGCTCAACGAGGCTGAGGCGAAGCGCATCATCGCGAGTGCCCGGGATGGCGCCATCGCAGTGGGCAACCGGCTGCTCGAAGACGCCGACTGA
- a CDS encoding FKBP-type peptidyl-prolyl cis-trans isomerase: protein MEYPATPSAPNSQAPRADGLVIDDLEVGTGDEVVSGTTIVVHYVGTLTDGSVFDSSRERARPFSVTIGKNYVIRGWEEGLLGMRVGGIRRLTIPPELGYGAKGHPPKIPENSTLIFEIELLGVE, encoded by the coding sequence ATGGAGTATCCGGCGACGCCTAGCGCTCCAAACAGCCAAGCTCCGCGTGCCGACGGCTTGGTGATTGACGATCTCGAGGTCGGCACCGGGGACGAGGTCGTCAGCGGAACCACGATCGTCGTTCACTACGTGGGGACCCTGACCGATGGCAGTGTGTTCGACTCATCGCGGGAACGCGCTAGGCCGTTCTCCGTTACCATAGGGAAAAACTACGTGATCCGGGGCTGGGAGGAAGGGCTCTTGGGAATGCGAGTGGGCGGGATCCGCCGGCTCACCATCCCTCCTGAGCTCGGCTACGGGGCCAAGGGGCACCCGCCGAAGATCCCCGAGAACTCCACGCTGATCTTCGAGATCGAGCTGTTGGGCGTCGAATAG
- a CDS encoding FKBP-type peptidyl-prolyl cis-trans isomerase: MSTLRIPDHLRLIGGLSLVLGVFLTTACDDKVPEPSTVERKTALTATAPPKDVTGGITELKKEDIKEGTGPEVKDGDTVSVHYTGTLLDGTKFDSSKDRNEPFEFTVGKSSVIKGWHEGLVGMKKGGTRKLTIPAAKGYGKAGSPPTIPPNATLVFEIELLEIK; this comes from the coding sequence ATGTCGACTCTGCGAATCCCCGACCACTTGCGATTGATTGGTGGTCTGAGCCTGGTCCTAGGTGTGTTTCTGACGACGGCGTGCGACGACAAGGTGCCAGAGCCTTCGACCGTCGAGCGCAAGACGGCGCTCACCGCCACCGCGCCACCCAAGGACGTGACCGGCGGGATCACCGAACTCAAGAAAGAGGACATCAAGGAGGGCACTGGGCCCGAGGTCAAAGACGGGGACACCGTGAGTGTGCACTACACCGGCACGTTGCTCGACGGCACCAAGTTTGACTCCTCGAAGGACCGCAACGAGCCGTTTGAATTTACCGTGGGGAAAAGCAGCGTGATCAAGGGCTGGCACGAAGGCTTGGTCGGCATGAAGAAGGGCGGCACGCGCAAGCTGACGATTCCCGCCGCCAAGGGCTACGGAAAGGCCGGTAGCCCGCCCACGATCCCCCCGAACGCGACGTTGGTATTCGAGATCGAGCTGCTCGAGATCAAGTAG
- the pheA gene encoding prephenate dehydratase: protein MSGPEDSPSDADQSGVEALDVSEVRAHIDALDLRLLELLDRRARLALRAGELKRSSGKAIHDPERETKVFERLEQALEGLPAAVFPARSVRPVFREVISACLALEQPLSVAYLGPPGTFSHMAAKAAFGVAMRYVDTSTIAGVFDAVMRKEVTYGVVPIENSTEGGVTFTLDSLIESDVRIRQEIVIEVAHCVVSRSPELASVRKVFTHPQPLGQCRAWLNTNLPHAEIVLSSSTAAAARLASEEPGSAAISSRLAAELHGLTILRADIQDKKHNATRFLVIGEQDAPPTGSDRTSIVFSAPHEQGALRRSLEIFDDAGINLSRIESRPAGKLWEYVFFVDLEGHRSDENVKQAIKALTDRAAMLKVLGSYPRSAS from the coding sequence ATGTCGGGCCCCGAGGATTCACCCAGCGACGCGGACCAATCAGGTGTTGAGGCTCTGGATGTCAGCGAGGTCCGGGCGCACATCGACGCGCTGGATCTGCGGCTCCTCGAGCTGCTCGACCGCCGCGCGAGACTCGCGCTGCGTGCTGGCGAGCTAAAGCGCAGCAGCGGAAAAGCCATCCACGACCCAGAACGCGAGACCAAGGTCTTCGAGCGCCTGGAGCAAGCGCTCGAGGGGCTGCCTGCCGCCGTCTTCCCGGCGCGCTCTGTCAGGCCGGTATTCCGCGAGGTAATCAGCGCGTGCCTCGCACTGGAACAGCCGCTCTCCGTTGCCTATCTGGGCCCTCCGGGGACCTTCAGCCACATGGCGGCGAAGGCGGCGTTCGGCGTTGCGATGCGCTACGTCGACACCTCGACGATTGCTGGGGTCTTCGACGCCGTGATGCGCAAAGAGGTGACGTATGGCGTTGTCCCGATCGAGAACAGCACCGAAGGCGGAGTGACGTTCACTCTGGACAGCCTGATCGAGAGCGACGTGCGGATCCGCCAGGAGATCGTGATCGAGGTCGCCCACTGCGTCGTATCGCGTTCGCCAGAGCTTGCCAGCGTCCGCAAGGTGTTCACTCACCCCCAACCCCTCGGGCAGTGTCGCGCGTGGCTCAACACCAACTTGCCCCACGCAGAAATCGTGCTGAGTTCGTCGACCGCAGCCGCTGCACGCCTCGCATCGGAGGAGCCAGGTAGCGCGGCGATTTCCTCGCGCCTCGCGGCGGAACTCCACGGGCTAACAATTCTCCGCGCGGATATTCAAGACAAGAAGCACAACGCCACGCGCTTCCTGGTGATAGGCGAGCAAGACGCGCCCCCCACGGGTAGCGACCGCACGAGCATCGTGTTTTCTGCACCCCATGAGCAGGGTGCCCTGCGGCGCAGCCTGGAGATCTTCGACGACGCGGGGATCAACCTCTCACGCATCGAGTCGCGACCTGCGGGCAAGCTCTGGGAGTACGTGTTCTTCGTCGACCTCGAAGGCCATCGCAGCGACGAGAACGTCAAACAAGCGATCAAGGCGCTGACCGATCGCGCTGCCATGCTCAAGGTGCTCGGGAGCTACCCACGCAGCGCCAGCTAG
- a CDS encoding SCP2 sterol-binding domain-containing protein: MATAAEKMADAGEKIGANKEKAAEIGATYKFVLDGDGGGTWIINLKDNPGVTEGEGDAMCTIKMAASDYVDMVEGKANGQQLFFTGKLKIEGDMGLAMKLQKFTEMLK; encoded by the coding sequence ATGGCAACTGCAGCAGAGAAGATGGCCGATGCGGGCGAGAAGATTGGCGCGAACAAGGAGAAGGCCGCAGAGATCGGCGCAACGTACAAGTTCGTCCTGGACGGCGACGGCGGCGGCACCTGGATCATCAACCTCAAGGACAACCCCGGCGTGACCGAGGGCGAGGGCGACGCGATGTGCACCATCAAGATGGCGGCCAGCGACTACGTCGACATGGTTGAGGGCAAGGCCAACGGTCAGCAGCTGTTCTTCACGGGCAAGCTCAAGATCGAGGGCGACATGGGCCTCGCCATGAAGCTCCAGAAGTTCACCGAAATGCTCAAGTAG
- a CDS encoding FadR family transcriptional regulator has protein sequence MAAVARGATRGREVKRGGGRGAGKSGGTLAEQVAEQLKREILSGAYAPGDKLKPELTLAEELGVNRFTVREAMHQLEQLRLIERRPGAGTLVLDYSQNASVDVIEYLVLSEDGVVNTTVLDNLLETALMLSADLAALAAERRTETDLRILDSVVSKMRGESTLSRLLWLDFDFHWALAGAAKNLVPRLLMNSVRGLLKKYAHLLETLWVSPSSIGDGYVHVVAAIRAGDAERARALVKWIWTSRHQRFVEAVREMSGTP, from the coding sequence GTGGCAGCAGTCGCACGGGGAGCGACGCGAGGCCGAGAGGTCAAGCGTGGAGGGGGTCGAGGGGCTGGTAAGTCCGGCGGCACCCTGGCTGAGCAAGTCGCCGAACAGCTCAAGCGGGAGATCCTGAGTGGCGCGTACGCCCCGGGAGACAAGCTGAAGCCCGAGCTGACGCTAGCGGAAGAGCTCGGCGTGAACCGCTTTACCGTGCGGGAAGCAATGCATCAGCTCGAACAGCTGCGGCTGATCGAGCGGCGGCCCGGCGCTGGCACCCTGGTGCTCGACTACTCACAGAATGCGTCGGTCGACGTCATTGAGTACCTGGTGTTGAGCGAGGACGGGGTGGTCAACACCACGGTGCTCGACAATTTGCTCGAGACCGCGCTGATGCTCAGCGCCGACTTGGCAGCATTGGCGGCCGAACGCCGCACGGAAACGGATCTGCGCATCCTGGACAGCGTCGTGTCCAAGATGCGCGGTGAGAGCACACTGAGTCGCCTGTTGTGGCTCGACTTCGATTTTCACTGGGCACTCGCGGGCGCCGCCAAAAATCTCGTCCCGCGGCTGCTCATGAACAGCGTCAGGGGATTGCTGAAAAAGTACGCGCATCTCCTGGAAACGCTTTGGGTTTCCCCAAGCTCCATTGGAGACGGCTACGTTCACGTAGTGGCTGCAATCCGCGCCGGAGACGCCGAGCGCGCGCGAGCGCTCGTGAAGTGGATTTGGACGAGTCGTCATCAACGCTTCGTCGAGGCGGTTCGAGAGATGAGCGGCACCCCATAG
- a CDS encoding PHP domain-containing protein yields the protein MRWIVTTVALIAVGCGGAEPTVGAPTHASTAPEPGGTWSASPPKKTSVPATEHTADAAAAASSPVEGAAAAFLKGQLHVHSAGSYDAREPAEEVLKFYAEHGYRFVSITDHNRVTIAPSPSDDLLVFAGAELTQNATECEPAASPGFRCLFHTGAVFLHGVSDAQELKLPFQAGRFAAYDAQLGLAEKLGGMGMIMHPNFHFAVDARLLARLVRGGAKFFEVSNAALDSQHPGGHERAETHAESLWDAVLAEGLVVYGVATDDAHHFSEADARRKQMKSAYTGDRGWVQVYAEPNEASIRGALERGDFYASSGVELNTLERDPKHWRVEIKASEGEQYETRFIGSGGKLLRKVAGATAEYDPRGDEGYVRAVVRDTQGRKAWLQPQRLTP from the coding sequence GTGAGGTGGATAGTCACTACGGTTGCGTTGATTGCTGTGGGCTGCGGGGGGGCGGAGCCAACGGTTGGGGCGCCGACGCACGCGTCGACTGCGCCTGAGCCAGGTGGCACCTGGAGCGCCTCACCCCCTAAAAAAACGTCCGTTCCTGCGACGGAACACACGGCGGATGCCGCCGCGGCGGCCAGCTCGCCTGTCGAAGGTGCCGCTGCGGCGTTTCTGAAGGGGCAGCTGCATGTGCACAGCGCCGGCTCCTACGACGCGCGAGAGCCCGCCGAAGAGGTGCTGAAGTTCTATGCAGAACACGGGTACCGCTTCGTCTCCATAACCGATCACAATCGGGTGACGATTGCTCCGTCGCCATCGGATGATTTGCTGGTCTTCGCCGGGGCGGAGCTGACTCAGAATGCGACGGAGTGCGAGCCGGCGGCTTCCCCTGGCTTCCGCTGTCTTTTCCACACGGGTGCGGTGTTTCTCCACGGAGTCAGCGACGCGCAGGAGCTGAAGTTACCGTTTCAGGCGGGGCGCTTCGCCGCCTACGACGCCCAGTTGGGGTTGGCGGAGAAGCTCGGCGGGATGGGGATGATCATGCATCCAAACTTTCACTTCGCGGTGGATGCGCGGCTGCTCGCGCGCCTGGTGCGTGGGGGAGCGAAGTTCTTCGAGGTGTCGAACGCGGCCCTCGACTCGCAGCATCCAGGCGGGCATGAGCGCGCCGAGACCCACGCCGAGTCGCTGTGGGATGCGGTGCTAGCGGAAGGTCTAGTGGTCTACGGCGTCGCGACCGACGACGCACACCACTTCTCGGAGGCCGACGCGCGTCGCAAGCAGATGAAGAGCGCGTACACCGGCGACCGCGGCTGGGTGCAAGTGTACGCAGAGCCCAACGAGGCCAGCATTCGCGGGGCGCTCGAGCGGGGCGACTTCTATGCTTCGAGCGGTGTGGAGCTGAACACGCTGGAGCGGGATCCGAAGCATTGGCGCGTGGAAATCAAAGCGAGCGAAGGTGAGCAGTATGAGACGCGCTTCATCGGCAGCGGCGGCAAGCTGCTCCGAAAGGTCGCTGGGGCGACCGCCGAGTACGATCCCCGGGGAGACGAAGGTTATGTGCGCGCGGTCGTGCGAGACACTCAGGGACGCAAGGCCTGGCTCCAACCCCAGAGGCTCACGCCATGA
- a CDS encoding gamma-glutamylcyclotransferase has protein sequence MRLFVYGSLKRGYQHADELSGAHFLGAARTLDPAWLFQVDDYPALVFPSAQPGWLATPDPSAGPGYITGEVFEIGEVLLARLDRFEDVPQLYQRRIISVALEAGDRVLTSETYVMRAEQVEEFSQRGRVTRLPRRTW, from the coding sequence ATGAGGCTCTTCGTCTATGGTTCGCTCAAGCGTGGCTACCAACACGCGGATGAGCTGAGCGGTGCGCACTTCCTGGGTGCTGCGCGCACCCTCGATCCCGCGTGGTTGTTTCAGGTCGACGACTACCCCGCGTTGGTCTTTCCGTCGGCGCAGCCCGGCTGGTTGGCGACGCCGGATCCAAGCGCCGGACCCGGGTACATCACGGGTGAAGTGTTCGAAATCGGCGAAGTCCTGCTAGCGCGCCTGGATCGCTTCGAAGACGTGCCACAGCTCTATCAACGCCGGATCATCTCCGTAGCCCTGGAGGCGGGAGATCGCGTGCTGACCAGCGAAACGTATGTGATGCGTGCCGAGCAAGTGGAGGAATTCAGCCAGCGGGGCCGCGTGACGCGCTTGCCGCGGCGGACTTGGTAG
- a CDS encoding protein kinase has protein sequence MKPPFDRDRGSAGFSDDAVTIVKDVDTWKSSPTLRTEVNPVDPNPEPPTDEGFEERYDLVDVLGEGGMGVVHLCSDHRIGRDVAMKVIREDMGQRASLRARFFREARVQGQLEHPSIVPVYDLGSTGTTAYFTMKRVNGLTLERILAGIRAGDPEMIERYSRRRLLTAFSSVCLAVAYAHSRGVVHRDLKPANIMLGDFGEVIVLDWGLAKLPEVEEPTGGRVLLPASDDPQTKAGSVLGSPGYMPPEQIRGAGSVDFKADIYALGAILFELVTFQQMHRGHTIDEIFTSTLMGTAGRPSARAPNRKIPRELDDICQRTTALDPAERPEARELHEAIEQFLDGARDDERRTALANVHAQSAQVALTKSALEDDAERGSAERSRALREVNAALALQPTHQGALATLISLLADPPRHMPPEAQAEIDQILQRDRKHSARNTAMAYAGWLLVLPFLLYSGVKSWLAVAILMGTMAVSVGWSVFMTQRPRLDTWHGAVGLTLTFLSISATSVLFGPFVVLPTLGMMAFLVYLMSLRSDATLRWIVLVLAIGAVLIPVALEFSGVLPRSVTLDSHGLHITPWAVEMSGGLVVFGLLVFHVFVMVVAYQLALRSVDAFVAAERSLFLHAWQLRQLIPDEARDGRLSHVEPKPDPVSSR, from the coding sequence GTGAAGCCGCCTTTCGATCGAGACCGCGGGTCCGCGGGGTTCAGCGATGATGCCGTCACGATAGTGAAGGACGTCGACACCTGGAAGTCGTCACCCACGCTGCGCACCGAGGTGAACCCGGTCGACCCGAACCCGGAGCCGCCGACCGACGAAGGGTTCGAGGAGCGCTACGACCTCGTCGACGTGCTGGGGGAAGGCGGCATGGGCGTGGTTCACCTGTGCAGCGATCACCGCATTGGCCGAGACGTGGCCATGAAAGTGATCCGCGAGGATATGGGGCAGCGGGCGAGTCTGCGCGCGCGCTTCTTCCGTGAAGCGCGGGTCCAGGGACAGCTCGAGCACCCGAGCATCGTGCCCGTGTACGATCTGGGGAGCACCGGCACGACGGCGTACTTCACCATGAAGCGCGTCAACGGGCTCACCTTGGAGCGGATCTTGGCAGGGATCCGTGCAGGGGATCCGGAGATGATCGAGCGCTACTCCCGGCGCCGCTTGCTGACCGCCTTCAGCAGCGTGTGCCTGGCGGTCGCTTATGCGCATTCCCGAGGCGTGGTGCATCGCGACCTCAAGCCAGCCAACATCATGCTCGGTGACTTCGGTGAGGTCATCGTGCTCGACTGGGGGCTGGCAAAGCTCCCCGAGGTCGAAGAGCCGACCGGTGGTCGCGTGCTCTTGCCTGCCTCTGACGATCCTCAAACCAAGGCGGGGAGCGTACTCGGCAGTCCAGGCTACATGCCCCCGGAGCAGATCCGTGGCGCCGGCTCCGTCGATTTCAAGGCAGACATCTACGCTCTCGGTGCGATCTTGTTCGAGCTCGTCACGTTCCAGCAGATGCACCGCGGCCACACCATCGACGAGATTTTTACCTCCACGTTGATGGGCACCGCTGGGCGCCCTAGCGCGCGCGCTCCCAATCGTAAGATCCCTAGGGAACTGGACGATATCTGTCAGCGCACCACGGCGCTCGACCCTGCGGAGCGCCCCGAGGCCCGTGAGCTTCACGAAGCGATTGAACAGTTCCTAGATGGTGCCCGCGACGACGAGCGCCGCACAGCGCTCGCCAACGTGCACGCCCAGTCGGCGCAAGTAGCTCTCACCAAGAGCGCGCTAGAGGACGACGCCGAGCGCGGCTCGGCGGAGCGGTCCCGAGCGCTGCGGGAGGTGAACGCCGCGCTGGCGCTGCAGCCCACGCATCAAGGCGCCCTAGCGACGCTGATCAGCTTGCTGGCGGATCCGCCTCGCCACATGCCCCCGGAGGCTCAGGCGGAAATCGACCAGATCCTGCAGCGCGACCGAAAACATTCCGCGCGGAATACAGCGATGGCATACGCTGGGTGGTTGTTGGTTTTGCCGTTCTTGCTCTACTCCGGGGTAAAGAGCTGGCTCGCGGTGGCGATCTTGATGGGAACGATGGCGGTCTCCGTGGGGTGGTCCGTGTTCATGACCCAGCGTCCGCGCCTCGACACTTGGCACGGGGCGGTCGGACTCACGCTGACGTTCTTGTCGATCTCTGCGACCAGCGTGCTGTTCGGGCCCTTCGTCGTGTTGCCAACCCTCGGCATGATGGCGTTCCTCGTGTACCTGATGTCTCTGCGATCCGATGCGACCCTGCGTTGGATCGTGTTGGTGCTCGCGATAGGCGCCGTGCTGATCCCGGTCGCGCTCGAGTTTTCGGGTGTTCTGCCCCGCTCCGTAACGCTGGACTCTCACGGTCTGCACATCACGCCCTGGGCGGTCGAGATGAGCGGGGGACTCGTGGTGTTCGGGCTCCTGGTCTTCCACGTCTTCGTGATGGTCGTTGCCTATCAGCTCGCCTTGCGCAGCGTGGACGCGTTCGTCGCGGCCGAGCGCAGCTTGTTTCTCCACGCTTGGCAGCTGCGCCAGCTGATCCCTGACGAGGCCCGAGACGGGCGACTCTCACACGTCGAGCCCAAGCCGGACCCGGTCTCTTCCCGCTAG
- a CDS encoding L,D-transpeptidase — protein MSRVTTHVRYLAPILASAALLACSGPDFFGGGESSGKKDPGLSKVKAENGGAELPAEEDWSQVPVPAADNPKLAPISMLTPVYAKPSRSATAIGYLRAGARVARSKDPVTKRDCKGGWYAVRPVGFVCADKDSATTNLEHPIARALQVEPNQKRPMPYAYAFLRSIAPNYLRVPSKQQMFEYEMRLARHLRSYRKLHEKWDALDVGANDVPLDEKGVAIGAIPDHATPMDMSERYGGDGHDEAPWWLQGDRKIPNISHFKAPDYAVIADRVRRHAGVALIGTFVAGEGETERRYAISTDARLIPADKLKADSGSPFHGYDISSVGLPVAFARKAGATWWDVKGGKLERGERLGWREYIALSGKVERIQGVRMVEARNGRWLRSEDLKTAAKPRSLPSWARKGRKWIDISIVSQTLVLWEGDKPIYATLVSTGRDGLGDPKKTLSTPRGTFNIYQKHVTTTMDSNVADHEFELRDVPWVMYFKGGYAIHGAYWHDDFGRSRSHGCVNVAPIDARFVFQWATPKVPEHWHAAYAGESFEDGTLVHIHK, from the coding sequence ATGAGCCGAGTAACTACCCACGTGCGCTACCTCGCCCCCATCCTGGCCAGCGCGGCACTGCTTGCCTGCAGCGGACCGGATTTTTTCGGGGGGGGAGAGAGCAGCGGAAAGAAGGACCCAGGGCTCAGCAAGGTCAAGGCGGAGAACGGCGGCGCTGAGCTACCTGCGGAGGAAGACTGGTCTCAAGTGCCGGTTCCAGCGGCGGACAACCCCAAGCTCGCGCCGATCTCCATGCTGACTCCTGTCTACGCAAAGCCGAGTCGCAGCGCGACCGCGATTGGCTACCTGCGGGCAGGGGCGCGGGTTGCGCGCTCGAAGGATCCGGTGACCAAGCGCGACTGTAAGGGCGGGTGGTACGCGGTTCGTCCCGTTGGGTTCGTGTGTGCCGACAAGGACTCCGCGACCACCAACCTCGAGCATCCCATCGCGCGCGCCCTACAGGTCGAACCGAATCAGAAGCGCCCGATGCCTTACGCCTACGCATTCCTGCGGTCCATCGCGCCGAACTACCTCCGCGTGCCGAGCAAGCAGCAGATGTTCGAGTACGAAATGCGCCTCGCGCGCCACCTGCGAAGCTATCGCAAGCTGCACGAGAAGTGGGACGCGCTGGACGTCGGCGCCAACGACGTGCCTCTGGACGAGAAGGGCGTCGCGATTGGGGCGATACCGGACCACGCCACGCCCATGGACATGAGCGAACGCTACGGCGGAGACGGTCACGACGAGGCACCGTGGTGGCTCCAGGGCGATCGCAAGATCCCGAACATCAGTCACTTCAAGGCGCCGGACTACGCGGTCATCGCGGACCGCGTCCGGCGGCACGCTGGTGTCGCGTTGATCGGGACCTTCGTCGCCGGCGAAGGGGAGACCGAGCGCCGCTATGCGATCAGCACCGACGCGCGCTTGATCCCTGCGGATAAGCTCAAGGCGGATAGCGGTTCGCCGTTCCACGGCTACGACATCTCGAGCGTCGGGCTACCGGTGGCCTTCGCCCGTAAGGCGGGCGCCACTTGGTGGGACGTGAAGGGCGGGAAGCTGGAGAGGGGCGAGCGCCTTGGCTGGCGCGAGTACATCGCGCTCAGCGGGAAGGTGGAGCGCATCCAAGGCGTGCGCATGGTGGAGGCTCGCAACGGACGCTGGCTGCGATCCGAGGACCTGAAGACGGCTGCGAAGCCCCGTAGCCTGCCGAGCTGGGCACGCAAGGGCCGCAAGTGGATCGACATCTCGATCGTCAGTCAGACGCTGGTGCTGTGGGAGGGTGACAAGCCGATCTACGCGACCCTGGTCTCCACAGGTCGCGATGGCTTGGGCGATCCGAAGAAGACCCTGAGCACGCCGCGTGGCACCTTCAACATCTATCAAAAGCACGTGACCACGACGATGGACTCCAACGTCGCCGACCACGAGTTCGAGCTGCGCGACGTACCGTGGGTCATGTACTTCAAGGGAGGCTACGCGATTCACGGAGCGTACTGGCACGACGACTTCGGCCGCTCGCGGTCTCACGGCTGCGTCAACGTGGCGCCGATCGACGCGCGCTTCGTCTTCCAGTGGGCGACACCCAAGGTTCCCGAGCACTGGCACGCCGCCTACGCGGGTGAATCCTTCGAGGACGGCACCCTAGTCCACATTCACAAGTGA